In a genomic window of Thiosocius teredinicola:
- a CDS encoding ABC transporter permease has product MTAWRRIFALIVKELLAILRDKKSRIVLIGPPIAQLLVFGYAATFDLNNLAIAVYDQDRSAASRELIAKMTGSPHFELVAQVEHDAQIAPLIDNKDALMVLRIGPRFSETLLRGDTGAVQVIIDGRNSNTALLALSYVRSILIDFNVTWAKQHGRPSPPATLEIRPWYNENLESRWFIVPGIVGLMALIITTVVTSLSVAREREAGTFDQLLVTPLRPIEILIGKSIPGMLIGLVEATFILVLVVLWFEVPLRGSLGALYLGVLLFLLSAVGIGLMISSFAVTQQQGILGAFLFAVPAVILSGFATPIDNMPDIVQQLTLINPMRYFMVILRGVFLRGDSYGLLFEQFWPMAVIGVVSLAIAGWLFRHRMY; this is encoded by the coding sequence ATGACGGCCTGGCGACGCATCTTTGCCCTGATCGTCAAAGAGCTGCTGGCGATCCTGCGCGACAAGAAGAGTCGCATCGTGTTGATCGGTCCGCCGATCGCGCAATTGTTGGTATTCGGCTACGCTGCGACCTTCGATCTCAACAATCTCGCGATCGCGGTTTACGACCAGGATCGCAGCGCGGCATCACGTGAGCTGATCGCCAAGATGACCGGATCGCCGCACTTCGAGTTGGTTGCGCAGGTCGAACATGATGCACAGATCGCGCCGCTGATCGACAACAAGGATGCGCTGATGGTCTTGCGCATCGGGCCGCGTTTCAGCGAAACACTGTTGCGTGGCGATACCGGCGCGGTGCAGGTCATCATCGACGGCCGCAACTCGAACACGGCGCTGCTTGCGTTGAGCTACGTCCGCTCGATCCTGATCGATTTCAATGTGACTTGGGCCAAGCAACATGGTCGACCGAGCCCGCCGGCCACGCTCGAGATCCGTCCGTGGTACAACGAGAACCTCGAATCGCGCTGGTTCATCGTGCCGGGCATCGTTGGCCTGATGGCGTTGATCATCACCACGGTGGTAACCAGTCTGTCGGTTGCCCGCGAACGCGAGGCCGGCACGTTCGATCAGTTGCTGGTCACGCCGCTGCGGCCGATCGAGATCCTGATCGGAAAATCGATCCCCGGGATGTTGATCGGGCTGGTCGAGGCGACCTTCATCCTGGTGCTGGTCGTGCTGTGGTTCGAGGTGCCGCTGCGCGGCAGTCTCGGTGCCTTGTATCTCGGCGTGCTGTTGTTCCTGCTGTCTGCGGTGGGCATCGGGCTGATGATCTCTTCGTTCGCCGTGACCCAGCAGCAGGGGATTCTCGGCGCCTTTCTGTTCGCTGTGCCGGCGGTGATCCTGTCGGGCTTTGCGACCCCGATCGACAACATGCCGGATATCGTTCAGCAGCTGACGCTGATCAACCCGATGCGCTACTTCATGGTGATCCTGCGCGGCGTGTTCCTGCGCGGCGATTCGTATGGCTTGTTGTTCGAGCAGTTCTGGCCGATGGCCGTAATCGGTGTCGTCTCGCTGGCCATTGCCGGCTGGTTGTTTCGCCATCGCATGTACTGA